The sequence below is a genomic window from Longimicrobiales bacterium.
AGTGGCGCCGGCCCAGCTGCGGCTCGCCGCGGCGGCGGTACTCCTGGCACCGTTCACACCCATGTTGTTCATGGGCGAGGAGTACGGCGAGAGGAGACCGTTCCCGTTCTTCGTCGAGTTCGGCGATCCGGAGCTCATTGCCGCGGTACGGGAGGGCCGGCACGCAGAGTTCGCCGCGTTCAGCTGGCGGGGCGAGCCACCCGATCCCCAGTCGGCCGGGACGCATCGCAGTGCGGTGTTGAACTGGAACGCGCGCGAGCAGGATGGCCACCGCGAGCTGCTTCAGCTGTATGCGCGCCTGATCGAGCTGAGGCGTACTCACCCCGGCATTCACGCGGCGGACGCCATCAGCACGGAGGTGCTGGACACGCGTGGCCAGCCGTCCGATGCAGCGACCCGCAAGGGAGTGGTGGTGATCCGCCGACGCGCAGCCGAGCAGAGCTCAATCCTGCTGCTCAACTTCGCGCCCGATGCGGCGCAGTTCGATCTACCGGATACCGCCGGTGCGTGGCGCATCGAGCTCGACACAGCCGACACCAGGCGAGCCGGTCTCAATCAGCGCATCGAGCTGGCGCCGCACAGCGCGGTTCTGCTGCTTCACGACGAAGTATGACAATCATGGAACGCTACGTCTGCATCCACGGGCACTTCTATCAGCCACCTCGTGAGAACGCGTGGCTGGAGACAATCGAACAGCAGGACTCCGCGTACCCGTACCACGACTGGAACGAGCGCATCACCGCCGAGGCGTATGGCCCGAATGCGGAGGCGCGGATTCTCGACGAGCGCGATCGTATCATCCGCATCGTGAACAACTACGCCCGCATCAGCTACAACTTCGGCCCGACGCTCCTTTCGTGGCTGCGTGAGCACGCGCGCGACACCTACGACGCAGTACTGGAGGCAGACCGTGAGAGCATAGCCCGCTTCGGTCGCGGGTCCGCGCTTGCACAGGCTTACAATCACCTGATCATGCCGCTCGCCAACGATCGCGACCGCCGCACGCAGGTGATCTGGGGCATCCGTGATTTCGAGTGGCGTTTCGAACGCAGGCCGGAGGGTATGTGGCTCCCGGAGACTGCGGTCGATACGGCTACACTCGAGGATCTGGCAGCGCAGGGCATTCGCTTCACGATACTCGCACCGAACCAGGCCGCAGCGGTGCGGCCCATCGGGGCGCGCGACTGGCAGGACGTCCGGCAGACCGGCCTCGACACGCGGCGGAGCTATCTCTGCACGCTGCCGTCCGGCGCCGAGATCGTGCTGTTCTTCTATGATGGCACCACGTCCCGTGCCGTAGCATTCGAGGGTCTGCTGCGGAACGGCGAGCATTTCGCCCAGCGGATCCTGGCAATCAACGACGACACGCAGGATGTCAGTCTCGCACACATCGCCACGGACGGCGAGACGTACGGTCATCACCACTCGCACGGCGAGATGGCACTGGCCTATGCGCTTCACCACATCGAGGAGCGCGAGCTCGCTACACTGACGAACTACGCGGCCTTCCTCGAGAAGCACCCGCCGCGCTGGGAAGCCGTCATCGAGGAGAACACGTCATGGAGCTGCGCTCACGGCATTGAGCGCTGGCGGAGTGACTGCGGCTGTCACACGGGCGGAGGACCGGGGTGGAACCAGCAGTGGCGGGCACCGTTGCGCGCAGCCCTGGACTGGCTCCGCGATGAAGTCACACCGCATTTCGAGCGGCGCGCGAGTGAGCTGATGCACGACCCGTGGGCCGCGCGCGACGACTACATCGATGTCGTGCTCGACCGCCGTCGCAACACCATTCCGTTCATCGCCAGGCACGCCCGCGGCACGCCGGGCAACACTGACGTGACCACGCTGCTCGAGCTGATGGAGCTGCAGCGCCATACGATGCTGATGTATACGAGCTGCGGCTGGTTCTTCAACGAGATCTCGGGGATCGAGACGGTGCAGGTCCTGCAGTATGCCGGCCGGGTGGTTCAGCTGGCAGAGAAGCTGTTCGATGCACGGTTCGAGAAGGGGCTGCTCGACAGGCTCGAGGATGCCCATAGCAATCTCCCGGACGCCGGCAACGCACGTCGGATCTACGAGCAGCAGGTCGTGCCGGCGCGGGTCGACCTGTTGAACGTGGCCGCGCACTACGCTGTGAGCTCCCTGTTCGAAGAGACGCGCAAGGAGATGCGCATATATTCCTATCAGGTGGAGCTGGAGCACGGCGATCGCAGGCAGAGCGGCGAGACCGTGCTCCTGGTCGGGCGCGCGCGTGTGACCTCCGAGATCACGCAGGAAGCCGATGTGGTCACATTCGCCGTGTTGCATTTCGGCAACCACAACCTGACGGGTGGCATACGCAGATTCGCGGGTGACGAGGAATTCCGCGCGCTGCGAGACGAGCTGCTGCGTGCATTCTCCACCGCCGACCTGTCGGCGGTCGTACGACAGCTGGCCAACTTCCCGGAATATACGTTTTCGCTCAAGTCGCTGTTCGGCGATCGCCAGCGACAGATCCTGTACCGCGTGCTGGAGTCGAGCGTTACGGAGGCCGAGCGCTCATACCGTCGGCTGTACGAGGAGAATGCATCGCTGATGCGCTTCCTGATCGCGCAGGACCTGCCGCTGCCTCGTGTGTTCCGGATGGCCGCCGAGTTCGTCCTGAATCGTGACATACGCGCCACGCTCGCCTCCCCGGAGGTCGATCTGGACCGGGCGCGCTCGCTGCTGGAAGAAGCGGAGGCGACGCGTGTGCAGCTCGACCGCGAAGGCCTCAGCTACGTCGTTGGCAAGTCCCTCGAGAACATCGCACTCGCGCTCCTGGAACAGCCTCATGATGTGGGTCTGCTCCAGGCATGGTCGGACCTGGCGACGCTGACCGCATCACTGCCGTTCGATATGAACCTCTGGAAATCCCAGAACGTGTTCTACGAGCTGCTGCGAACGGTCTACCCCGCTGTGCAGGAGCGGGCGGGCGCCGGTGATGAGGACGCGCGCCGGTGGGCGGAACTGTTCACGGCGCTCGGCGACCAGCTGTCCGTGGTCGTTGCCTGACATGCGCATTCCTGTCGCGACGTATCGTCTCCAGATCAACGACGACTTCACGCTCGACGATGCGCGCCGGATCGTGCCGTACCTGGCACACCTCGGCATCAGTGATCTCTACCTGTCCCCGATCTTCGAGGCACGCAGCGGCAGCACGCATGGCTACGATGTCACTGATCCTACGCGCATCCGCGCTTCGATTGGCGGCATCGACGCTCTGCACCGGCTCTCGGCGGAGGTCCGGGAGCATCACATGGGAATACTGCTCGATATCGTGCCCAACCACATGGCCGCTTCCGTGGAGAACCCGTGGTGGCGCGATGTGCTCGAGCACGGGCGCGAGTCCGAGTACGCGACGTTCTTCGACATCGACTGGGGCTCTCCGTCCGAGCCGCGCAGACTTGCGCTGCCCATACTTGGCGATCAGCTGGGCGCCGTGGTCGAACGGGGCGAGATCCGGATGGACACAGAGAACGGCCTCATCCTCTGCTATGACCGCGGGCTGCCTCTCGCGCCGGGCAGCGCCAGCCGCGACCTCGACGAAACCCTGCGTGCGCAGCACTACGAGCTGGTGCCGTGGTGGATCGCCTCCGAGGAGATGACCTATCGTCGCTTCTTCGACATCACGGATCTGGCCGGCGTGCGCGTCGAGGATGATCACGTGTTCCAAAGCACGCACTGCCTCGTCCGGGACCTGGCGGCCGAAGGCGTCATAACGGGTCTGCGCGTCGATCATATCGACGGACTCGCCGATCCGGTTCAGTATCTGCGATCCCTCCGTGAGTACGTCCGCGGACCGGAGGGCGAGCCCGTCTATACGCTGGTCGAGAAGATCCTGGAGCGTTCCGAATCGCTCCCGCCCGACTGGGAGTGCGAGGGCACAACCGGCTACGAGTTCCTGAGCCTTGCCACGGCTCTGCTGGTGGAGCCGACCGGACAGGGGCGCATCGAAATGTTCTATCGCAGGGTTACCGGCGATTCCCGCCCGTTCGGCGAGCTCGCGCGCGAGAAGAAGTTGCTGGTGATGGAACGACTGTTCGGCGGGGAGCTGGCGTCGCTCGCTCGAGGTCTGGTCCGCCTGACGGGCACCGATTATGGGCCTGCCCGGCGGGCGATCGCGGAAGTCACGGCGAGCATGGAAGTGTATCGCACGTATACGCGGGACCTGCATGTGTGTCCTGTTGACCGCCGCCGTATCGCAGAGGCTGTAACGGACGCTCTGCGGCATACGCAGGCGGCAAGTCTCGAGCGGGTGATCGAACTGATGAGACGTGTCGCACTGCTGGAGCACGACGGCGATCCGGCAGCGCAGCTGGAGTGGGTAAAACGCTGGCAGCAGTTCACCGGTCCGGTCATGGCGAAAGGCTACGAGGACACCGCCCTATACTGCCACAACGCACTGCTGGCCGCAAACGATGTCGGCAGCGATCCGGAACGTCCCTGCATGAGTCCGAAAGAGCTGGGCACCGCGCTCGCTCGGCGCACCGGAACCGGCGCCCTCTCCCTCAATGCGACCGCCACGCACGACACCAAGCGCGGAGAGGACACGCGCGCCCGCATCGCCGTGCTTTCCCAGCTTCCGGACGAATGGCGCAGCCGGCTGCGGCGCTGGATGCGTGAGGGCGACGAGTGGAAGAACGAGGTGGCCGAGGAAGAGGAGACGGTGGCACCGTCGGCCGACGTGGAGAGCCTGCTTTACCAGACTCTCCTCGGGGCCTGGCCGCTCGATGCCGTGGATCACGCCTACCGACAGCGTATCCAGGCCTACATGACCAAGGCGGTGCGGGAAGCGAAGGAACAGACGAGCTGGCGCCGGCCGGACGAGGATTACGAAAACGCGCTCGCCGGCTTCATCGAGCGGCTCATGGCCGAGTTCGGCCGTGAAGGACTGGCCGAGGATGTCGGCGCGTTCGCGGCACTTCTCGCGCCGCACGGCGCTCTCAACAGCATCTCGCAGATGCTGTTCAAGGTCATGGCCCCCGGCATTCCCGACATTTATCAGGGCACCGAGCTGTGGTCACATACGCTCGTCGACCCGGACAACCGTACCCCTGTCGATTTCCCGCTCCGTCAGCGTCTGTTCCATGACGTCATGGCGCTGCGCGATACACCGGACGCCGGAGCGGTCCGTGCCCTGCTCGGCGCGTGGCAGGACGGGCGGATCAAGCTGCTGCTCACGGCAATGGCGCTGCGTTTCCGCGCCACGCACCGCGACGTGTTCGAAGACGGCGACGTAGTCATGATCCCGGCTGCGGGACCGCGCGAAGACCACGTCTTTGCCTTCGCCCGTACGTGGGAAGACCGCGCGTGCATCGCGGTCGTCCCGCGCTGGAGCGCGTCGCTCAGCCGGGATGCGCTGATCGATCCGGACGTGTGGGGAGACACTGCTCTTCAGCTGCCGCCACAGCTGCGCCAGACCTGGCACAACGCGATCACCGGAGAGACCCTTCCCGCCGACACGACCCTGCCTCTCGGGAATGTCTTCCGCCAGGTCCCGTTCGCCCTGCTGGAGGTGTCCCAGCCGATCGGGGCCTGAGAAACGAATCCGGGAGCGGCAGGGGATCGTTGTCGGGATCGTATTCGGGCACTGCATCCGGCTATGCCAGAAGAAGCTCAGATCTGCAGTGTGCCGCGGTGTGCGGCGACGATCCCGCCGGTCATCACATCCCATTCGACAGAGGCGAAGCCCGCGCGCTCCATGCGGTGCGCCAGCTCCGCCGGCTCCGGAAACTGCAGCACGGACTCGGGCAGATACGTATAGGCGCTGCCGTGACGGCTGACCAGTCGGCCGATCAGCGGGAGGATGCGGCGGAAGTAGGCGAGGTACAGGGCGCGGAAGGGCTGCCACTGCGGGGTCATGAACTCCAGCACCACCAGCTTGCCACCCGGCCGGATCACGCGTGCGAACTCGCGCAGACCGGCGTCCAGGTCAGCGAGGTTCCGCACGCCGAAGGCGACCATCGCGCCATCCACACTCCCGTCGCGCAGGGGGAGCCGCAGGGCATCCGCGCATGCCGGCTCGATGTTCCGGCCGCGCAGCTTGCTGCGGCCGGCGTCCAGCATCGGATATGCGAAGTCGAACCCGAGCACGGTACCGCTGAACCCCGGACGGTCCGCCAGCTCCACGGACAGGTCGAGCGTGCCCGCACACGCATCGAGCCATATTCCGCCGGCCGGCGCCCCCTCCAGCAGCCGGTCCACGGCACGGCGCCGCCAGGCGCGGTCACGGTTGGCGCTGAGTACGTGGTTCAGGAGGTCGTAGCGGGGCGCGATTGCGCCGAACATGCGGCGCACCTCCGTCGCCTTCGTCTCCGGGGGCGGCAGCGGTGTGCCTGCCATCGCGCTGATCCTTCGCTTTTCATTACATTGAGGCTGCGGCCGAACGCGCCGGAAGGTACTCCCCGCGCCAGGCATCAGCAAC
It includes:
- the treY gene encoding malto-oligosyltrehalose synthase; this encodes MRIPVATYRLQINDDFTLDDARRIVPYLAHLGISDLYLSPIFEARSGSTHGYDVTDPTRIRASIGGIDALHRLSAEVREHHMGILLDIVPNHMAASVENPWWRDVLEHGRESEYATFFDIDWGSPSEPRRLALPILGDQLGAVVERGEIRMDTENGLILCYDRGLPLAPGSASRDLDETLRAQHYELVPWWIASEEMTYRRFFDITDLAGVRVEDDHVFQSTHCLVRDLAAEGVITGLRVDHIDGLADPVQYLRSLREYVRGPEGEPVYTLVEKILERSESLPPDWECEGTTGYEFLSLATALLVEPTGQGRIEMFYRRVTGDSRPFGELAREKKLLVMERLFGGELASLARGLVRLTGTDYGPARRAIAEVTASMEVYRTYTRDLHVCPVDRRRIAEAVTDALRHTQAASLERVIELMRRVALLEHDGDPAAQLEWVKRWQQFTGPVMAKGYEDTALYCHNALLAANDVGSDPERPCMSPKELGTALARRTGTGALSLNATATHDTKRGEDTRARIAVLSQLPDEWRSRLRRWMREGDEWKNEVAEEEETVAPSADVESLLYQTLLGAWPLDAVDHAYRQRIQAYMTKAVREAKEQTSWRRPDEDYENALAGFIERLMAEFGREGLAEDVGAFAALLAPHGALNSISQMLFKVMAPGIPDIYQGTELWSHTLVDPDNRTPVDFPLRQRLFHDVMALRDTPDAGAVRALLGAWQDGRIKLLLTAMALRFRATHRDVFEDGDVVMIPAAGPREDHVFAFARTWEDRACIAVVPRWSASLSRDALIDPDVWGDTALQLPPQLRQTWHNAITGETLPADTTLPLGNVFRQVPFALLEVSQPIGA
- a CDS encoding ubiquinone/menaquinone biosynthesis methyltransferase, giving the protein MAGTPLPPPETKATEVRRMFGAIAPRYDLLNHVLSANRDRAWRRRAVDRLLEGAPAGGIWLDACAGTLDLSVELADRPGFSGTVLGFDFAYPMLDAGRSKLRGRNIEPACADALRLPLRDGSVDGAMVAFGVRNLADLDAGLREFARVIRPGGKLVVLEFMTPQWQPFRALYLAYFRRILPLIGRLVSRHGSAYTYLPESVLQFPEPAELAHRMERAGFASVEWDVMTGGIVAAHRGTLQI
- a CDS encoding DUF3536 domain-containing protein — its product is MTIMERYVCIHGHFYQPPRENAWLETIEQQDSAYPYHDWNERITAEAYGPNAEARILDERDRIIRIVNNYARISYNFGPTLLSWLREHARDTYDAVLEADRESIARFGRGSALAQAYNHLIMPLANDRDRRTQVIWGIRDFEWRFERRPEGMWLPETAVDTATLEDLAAQGIRFTILAPNQAAAVRPIGARDWQDVRQTGLDTRRSYLCTLPSGAEIVLFFYDGTTSRAVAFEGLLRNGEHFAQRILAINDDTQDVSLAHIATDGETYGHHHSHGEMALAYALHHIEERELATLTNYAAFLEKHPPRWEAVIEENTSWSCAHGIERWRSDCGCHTGGGPGWNQQWRAPLRAALDWLRDEVTPHFERRASELMHDPWAARDDYIDVVLDRRRNTIPFIARHARGTPGNTDVTTLLELMELQRHTMLMYTSCGWFFNEISGIETVQVLQYAGRVVQLAEKLFDARFEKGLLDRLEDAHSNLPDAGNARRIYEQQVVPARVDLLNVAAHYAVSSLFEETRKEMRIYSYQVELEHGDRRQSGETVLLVGRARVTSEITQEADVVTFAVLHFGNHNLTGGIRRFAGDEEFRALRDELLRAFSTADLSAVVRQLANFPEYTFSLKSLFGDRQRQILYRVLESSVTEAERSYRRLYEENASLMRFLIAQDLPLPRVFRMAAEFVLNRDIRATLASPEVDLDRARSLLEEAEATRVQLDREGLSYVVGKSLENIALALLEQPHDVGLLQAWSDLATLTASLPFDMNLWKSQNVFYELLRTVYPAVQERAGAGDEDARRWAELFTALGDQLSVVVA